From a single Sporosarcina oncorhynchi genomic region:
- a CDS encoding STAS domain-containing protein → MYVAWNMSSRKAFLHILSIKSGDSIVLLTTFLLTIFINLTVAVQVGILLAAISFLRQMSGKLRIVKHSPSEVERHTFGEDLTKFIVEGPLFFGTAKVFEDKMPDLLATNSKLIIIDLEHLSIVDATGEAALSAFLDGASAKEMKVVVKKLPKEKIALFKRNGLYDRIGKENFFL, encoded by the coding sequence ATGTACGTCGCCTGGAATATGAGTTCAAGGAAAGCATTTCTACACATCTTATCTATCAAATCAGGCGACTCCATTGTCCTGCTGACCACTTTCCTTTTGACGATTTTCATCAACTTGACGGTCGCCGTCCAAGTTGGAATCTTGTTGGCCGCAATCTCCTTCTTGCGTCAGATGAGCGGGAAGTTACGTATTGTCAAACATTCTCCTTCTGAAGTTGAACGCCATACATTTGGTGAAGATTTAACGAAATTCATTGTGGAAGGTCCTTTATTTTTCGGTACAGCTAAGGTTTTCGAAGACAAGATGCCTGATTTACTGGCAACGAATTCAAAGTTGATCATAATAGATTTAGAGCACTTATCGATAGTCGATGCTACCGGTGAAGCCGCTTTATCTGCATTTCTTGATGGAGCCTCTGCCAAAGAAATGAAAGTCGTTGTAAAGAAACTGCCGAAAGAAAAAATCGCATTGTTTAAACGTAACGGTCTTTATGATCGCATCGGAAAAGAGAACTTTTTCTTGTAA
- a CDS encoding NlpC/P60 family protein, with product MKRLIFLVFASLLISTSIPAMASANSPTSLVSTARNYMGTPYSYGGTTTSGFDCSGYTQFVFKKQGISIPRSTGQQYAMGTAVKKSDLQTGDLVFFNTTGKGVSHVGISIGSNRFIHSSTSKGVMISSVNDPAYWGKRYLGAKRVASFNNDKNVAFEEPVATEKTPNYVSRAKIAETLVTELGLEKADTAQFSDVAANHPQFDAINAVSNAGLFSGNEGKFNPDESLTRAQLAKVIVEAFDLKGSAPTNYTDVPADHWAQEYINILAFNHVASGYEDGSFGLNDKLTEKQFQKIIDRLNQ from the coding sequence ATGAAACGACTGATTTTTCTCGTGTTTGCTAGTTTACTAATTTCAACGTCCATTCCAGCTATGGCCTCGGCGAATTCACCAACCTCGCTCGTCAGTACAGCGCGGAATTACATGGGAACACCTTATTCCTATGGAGGCACAACCACTTCCGGATTCGACTGCTCAGGATATACGCAATTCGTCTTTAAGAAACAAGGCATTTCAATTCCAAGATCAACTGGTCAACAGTATGCTATGGGAACTGCTGTTAAGAAAAGTGATCTTCAAACTGGTGATCTAGTATTTTTCAATACAACCGGCAAAGGAGTATCACATGTCGGTATCTCGATTGGCTCTAATCGCTTCATCCATTCTTCTACTAGTAAAGGCGTCATGATTTCTTCTGTAAACGACCCTGCTTATTGGGGAAAAAGATACTTGGGAGCAAAACGTGTTGCCAGTTTCAATAACGACAAAAATGTCGCTTTCGAAGAACCAGTAGCAACTGAAAAAACGCCTAATTATGTATCACGTGCAAAAATTGCTGAAACACTTGTGACAGAATTGGGATTGGAAAAGGCTGATACAGCGCAGTTTAGCGATGTCGCAGCAAACCATCCACAATTCGACGCGATTAACGCTGTGAGCAATGCAGGTCTGTTTTCAGGTAACGAAGGTAAATTCAATCCTGATGAATCATTAACGCGTGCACAACTGGCTAAAGTGATCGTTGAAGCATTCGACTTAAAAGGTTCAGCTCCAACAAACTACACAGACGTGCCGGCTGATCATTGGGCGCAAGAATATATTAACATCTTAGCTTTCAATCATGTCGCAAGCGGATATGAAGATGGAAGTTTCGGTCTTAACGATAAGTTAACTGAAAAGCAATTCCAAAAAATCATTGACCGTCTCAATCAATAA
- the murJ gene encoding murein biosynthesis integral membrane protein MurJ: MNKMIKIIGAVAVINIVARLFGFLREVVIGKQFGTSAAADAIAAAYTIPNFIYLVVGGGLTTAFISVYHSSKTDKALFVRRMFTSVLMAATVITVLAIIFAEPLLRLTFKDVSAEKFELTYSLFMWMMPSAVILVLSTWLSGLLNLNDKFKLSSVAILVYNAAFVIISAPLAVYYGAMAYGIGALLSAILMGAFLFAGIKKSKLYSLKPMLGKSEDVRKVWVIALPILLGGASMQFYTIIHRIASNGLSDGVMSAVNYASKLSNFPQAIMMTAVTTVIYPMLSKKQGEGDNETIKKLYKKGMLLLAALITPATAVAFFFADPLVRLIFERGNFDNDSVMITVPIFRIFALSMFFLAANTYVTRFYYAKGNSMLPVIFSLISVLGINVLIIYALIDSMGAVAIAYGTVISSAINLIMLMIYARLKWKL; the protein is encoded by the coding sequence ATGAATAAAATGATCAAGATCATTGGCGCCGTTGCCGTCATTAATATTGTCGCCCGGCTTTTCGGATTTCTGCGAGAAGTAGTCATCGGCAAACAATTTGGAACGTCAGCTGCTGCAGATGCGATTGCCGCTGCTTATACCATTCCGAACTTCATCTATCTCGTTGTTGGAGGGGGATTGACGACTGCTTTCATTTCGGTCTATCATTCATCAAAAACGGATAAGGCACTATTCGTCCGTCGTATGTTCACGTCCGTCTTAATGGCGGCAACAGTTATTACAGTGTTGGCGATTATCTTTGCTGAACCACTATTAAGACTCACGTTTAAAGATGTATCAGCGGAGAAGTTTGAACTGACCTATTCGCTATTTATGTGGATGATGCCTTCGGCAGTTATATTGGTACTATCCACTTGGCTTTCAGGTTTGTTGAATCTGAATGATAAATTTAAACTGTCGAGCGTCGCGATCCTAGTATATAATGCTGCATTTGTCATCATATCTGCTCCGTTAGCGGTTTATTATGGTGCGATGGCATACGGAATCGGGGCGTTGTTGAGTGCTATACTTATGGGTGCTTTCCTGTTCGCAGGCATTAAAAAGAGCAAATTGTATTCATTGAAACCAATGCTCGGCAAATCGGAAGATGTCAGAAAGGTATGGGTTATTGCCTTACCGATTCTTTTAGGCGGTGCATCGATGCAATTTTATACAATCATTCATCGAATTGCTTCCAATGGTTTATCGGACGGAGTCATGTCAGCAGTTAACTACGCATCAAAACTGAGTAATTTTCCCCAGGCAATCATGATGACGGCTGTTACGACAGTCATCTATCCAATGCTTAGTAAAAAGCAAGGGGAAGGGGATAATGAAACGATAAAAAAACTGTATAAAAAAGGCATGTTGCTATTGGCAGCACTTATCACCCCTGCAACGGCTGTCGCCTTCTTCTTTGCTGATCCGCTCGTCCGCCTCATTTTTGAAAGAGGAAACTTCGACAATGATTCAGTAATGATTACCGTACCGATATTCCGCATATTTGCGTTATCGATGTTCTTTCTTGCTGCAAACACATATGTCACACGATTCTATTATGCGAAAGGCAATTCCATGCTGCCGGTCATCTTTAGTCTCATTAGTGTGCTTGGCATAAATGTGCTCATTATTTATGCACTTATTGACTCTATGGGGGCCGTCGCAATTGCATACGGAACGGTTATCAGTTCTGCCATTAACCTCATCATGTTGATGATTTATGCACGATTAAAATGGAAACTATAA
- a CDS encoding N-acetylmuramoyl-L-alanine amidase produces the protein MKTFKWAVITSLFFALVSIVPGHSSAKFQFSDIPTNKEYYEQVHYIADLNIVNQADKFNPGDKLTRAHAAKMLVIASDNQNMSVPSTQFKDLKPGTEQHNFASQAVALGFFNKQADGSFKPNEFIKRDEMGYALSKAFKLSEEISVEKPLMLRDMKGHKYAVQVNGLYYGGVTQGDAGNFLPNDYLTRSQFALFVARALNDTYKLPVKLPEQTSRTYFAKVVTGGDLLNVRTHPAVTGDVVHKLNDGDIVEVLGENGEWLSILINGKNGYIHGKFTKEVGTETPSDDDVAVDEPEVSEPEVTEPEIEEPEEEIVPTPSPTGLVGKVTASSLNIRKTASTSSAIVGKLSAGQKVDVVSLDGHWAKINTSSGTGYIHKNYLKLINKTGNPLNGRIIVIDAGHGGKDPGTSSNKMTESKITLNVAKRVEARLKRAGAKVLMTRSNDSYLTLEQRTNFAKNNYAESFVSIHVNSASPAAKGTEVYYDSSTNPNAAESKKLAAKIHNNIVKSANMADRGVRDQRFYVVRNNNVAAVLVELGFLSNAEDYKKLASDTYAEIYAEAIYQGLVQYYSED, from the coding sequence ATGAAAACGTTTAAATGGGCAGTAATCACTTCTCTGTTTTTCGCTCTTGTTTCCATCGTCCCTGGACATTCTTCGGCAAAGTTCCAATTCTCGGATATTCCGACGAACAAGGAATATTATGAGCAAGTTCATTACATAGCAGATCTTAACATCGTCAATCAAGCGGATAAATTCAATCCTGGCGATAAGCTTACTCGTGCACATGCTGCAAAAATGCTTGTCATCGCTTCAGATAATCAAAACATGTCAGTACCATCTACGCAGTTCAAAGATTTAAAACCCGGTACTGAACAACATAATTTCGCAAGCCAAGCTGTCGCACTCGGTTTCTTCAATAAACAAGCGGATGGCAGTTTCAAACCAAATGAATTCATTAAACGTGATGAAATGGGCTATGCTCTTTCAAAAGCATTTAAACTGTCAGAAGAAATCAGTGTCGAAAAACCATTGATGCTAAGAGATATGAAAGGTCATAAATACGCTGTTCAAGTTAACGGGCTATATTATGGCGGTGTAACTCAAGGTGACGCAGGAAACTTCCTGCCAAACGATTACTTAACACGTTCTCAATTCGCACTGTTCGTTGCACGTGCATTAAACGATACGTATAAGCTACCCGTGAAGTTACCCGAACAAACATCACGTACGTATTTTGCCAAAGTTGTAACTGGCGGAGATTTATTGAATGTACGTACACACCCAGCAGTGACTGGAGATGTTGTACACAAGTTGAACGATGGTGATATCGTCGAAGTCCTTGGAGAGAATGGTGAATGGTTGTCCATTCTTATTAACGGCAAAAACGGTTATATTCACGGTAAGTTCACAAAGGAAGTTGGCACAGAAACGCCTTCTGACGATGACGTCGCAGTCGATGAGCCTGAAGTGTCTGAACCTGAAGTGACAGAGCCGGAAATCGAGGAACCTGAAGAAGAGATCGTTCCTACCCCTTCCCCTACAGGATTAGTCGGGAAAGTGACTGCTTCCAGTCTTAATATTAGGAAAACAGCTAGTACATCATCTGCTATCGTCGGGAAGCTATCCGCAGGGCAGAAAGTAGATGTCGTGTCACTAGACGGCCATTGGGCAAAAATCAATACGTCAAGCGGGACAGGTTATATTCATAAAAACTACTTGAAACTTATTAATAAAACTGGTAACCCGTTGAATGGACGCATTATCGTTATTGATGCTGGCCACGGCGGAAAAGACCCGGGTACTTCCAGCAACAAAATGACCGAAAGTAAAATCACCCTAAACGTTGCAAAGCGTGTCGAAGCACGATTGAAACGCGCTGGAGCAAAAGTTCTTATGACACGCTCAAATGACTCTTACCTCACTTTGGAGCAACGTACAAATTTCGCTAAGAACAATTACGCTGAATCATTTGTATCGATACACGTCAACTCAGCTAGCCCTGCTGCAAAAGGAACGGAAGTCTATTATGATTCTTCCACAAATCCGAATGCCGCGGAGAGTAAGAAACTAGCTGCTAAAATACACAATAACATTGTCAAGTCAGCCAATATGGCGGATCGCGGTGTACGCGATCAACGCTTCTACGTAGTGCGCAACAACAACGTTGCTGCAGTGCTTGTAGAATTGGGCTTCCTGTCAAATGCTGAAGACTACAAGAAGCTTGCAAGTGATACGTACGCTGAGATTTATGCAGAAGCGATCTATCAAGGTCTTGTACAATACTACTCAGAAGATTGA
- a CDS encoding TRAP transporter permease, whose translation MKDQKVVDAEGILEKYDKESQFRSNIGRWAWVVAFLSISLTIFHLYTGATSVLPSQQQGAIHLGTALGIIFLLYPAKKEWRKTQNNVPWYDVLLAFVAMYVSYHKIIFFDSILQSRVSGYSNIDMILSIIGVLLVLEATRRTVGLPIVIVATVAMLYAIYGNYIPTKVLSHPGFSIDRTMTNLWYRESGVFGTPLQISAKFIFLFLFFGVLLVNTPIGRFFNNLAFSLTGQYTGGTAKAAVVASALQGMVSGSSVGNTVATGSFTIPMMKRAGFKPEFAAATEASASTGGQIMPPMMGAAAFIMMEYLGVSYATIMLAALIPAILYFTGIFIGTHFEAKRLKILGLPKSELPVFRKIFIRDGYMIIPLLVIIVTIMSGFTPQRAALFGILAAFVIWLVNAKLRKESEFTFKRILYVLEQGGRVALPVIAAVATAGIIAGVVSMTGLGAKFASGIIALSNGHLILALFFTMIACIILGMGLPTTANYVVTATIAAPALINEFGIAPIAAHMFVFYFGIVADITPPVCLAAYAGAGIAKANPFKTGTTAVKLAIAAFIIPYVFIYNPLLVFVDVTPVKLVLGILTAVIGMMGISSAVIGYFIRNSRLWERVILFAGGLMLVIPELTTSSIGILLIAIIWVIQRRRPEEKQNVEEALA comes from the coding sequence ATGAAAGATCAGAAGGTGGTAGATGCAGAAGGGATACTCGAAAAGTATGACAAGGAAAGTCAATTCCGATCAAATATTGGCAGATGGGCATGGGTTGTAGCCTTCCTGAGTATTTCACTAACGATCTTTCACTTATATACGGGAGCGACAAGCGTACTGCCTTCACAGCAACAAGGAGCAATTCATCTCGGAACAGCGCTTGGCATCATCTTCCTGCTCTATCCAGCGAAGAAAGAATGGCGAAAAACACAGAATAATGTGCCGTGGTATGACGTACTTCTTGCATTTGTTGCAATGTATGTGTCGTATCATAAAATCATATTTTTCGATTCAATCCTGCAAAGCAGGGTGTCTGGCTATAGCAATATAGACATGATTTTATCCATTATTGGCGTCCTGCTTGTGCTGGAAGCGACGCGACGGACAGTTGGACTTCCGATTGTCATCGTTGCAACTGTAGCGATGTTGTATGCTATATATGGAAATTATATACCGACTAAGGTTTTGTCACATCCAGGCTTCTCGATTGATCGGACGATGACGAATTTGTGGTATCGAGAAAGCGGTGTGTTTGGTACACCGCTTCAGATTTCTGCGAAGTTCATCTTTCTGTTTTTATTTTTCGGTGTGTTACTTGTCAATACACCTATCGGAAGGTTCTTCAATAATCTGGCGTTTTCATTGACGGGGCAATATACGGGTGGAACTGCAAAGGCGGCCGTCGTAGCGAGCGCATTGCAAGGAATGGTATCAGGTAGTTCTGTCGGAAATACGGTCGCAACGGGAAGTTTTACAATTCCTATGATGAAAAGAGCCGGTTTTAAACCAGAGTTTGCTGCGGCAACAGAGGCTTCTGCTTCTACTGGGGGACAAATCATGCCACCGATGATGGGTGCGGCAGCTTTTATTATGATGGAATATTTGGGTGTCAGCTATGCCACAATCATGCTTGCGGCACTTATCCCGGCAATCTTGTATTTCACAGGTATTTTCATCGGAACGCATTTCGAAGCGAAACGGTTGAAAATACTGGGCCTGCCGAAATCGGAACTACCGGTATTCAGAAAGATATTCATCCGCGATGGGTATATGATTATTCCTTTATTAGTCATCATCGTCACAATCATGTCGGGTTTTACACCTCAGCGGGCAGCATTGTTCGGCATTCTTGCGGCTTTTGTCATCTGGTTGGTAAATGCCAAATTGCGTAAGGAGTCGGAGTTCACTTTTAAACGCATTCTTTACGTACTGGAGCAAGGGGGAAGAGTTGCATTACCGGTCATCGCAGCAGTTGCAACGGCAGGTATTATTGCAGGTGTCGTCAGCATGACTGGATTAGGGGCTAAATTCGCTTCGGGCATCATTGCGCTGTCGAACGGTCATTTGATTTTGGCATTATTCTTTACAATGATTGCTTGTATCATCCTTGGAATGGGTCTGCCGACTACGGCCAATTATGTTGTTACGGCTACGATTGCCGCTCCTGCTCTAATTAACGAATTTGGCATCGCGCCGATTGCTGCGCATATGTTCGTCTTTTATTTCGGGATTGTCGCTGATATTACGCCTCCCGTCTGTCTTGCCGCATACGCTGGAGCAGGGATTGCGAAGGCAAATCCATTTAAGACGGGAACAACCGCGGTAAAATTAGCGATTGCCGCGTTCATCATCCCCTATGTATTCATTTATAATCCGCTATTAGTGTTTGTCGATGTGACACCTGTAAAGCTGGTGCTCGGTATTTTAACTGCAGTTATCGGCATGATGGGAATCAGTAGTGCGGTCATCGGTTATTTCATTAGGAATTCACGTCTTTGGGAACGAGTCATCCTTTTTGCTGGTGGCTTAATGCTCGTCATTCCCGAACTGACTACGAGCTCAATCGGAATTCTACTAATCGCGATCATCTGGGTCATCCAAAGGAGAAGACCGGAGGAGAAGCAGAATGTAGAAGAAGCGTTGGCGTAA
- a CDS encoding glycosyltransferase yields the protein MHKIAVFSNMYPSEKHPTFGIFVKNQVELLQSRGLDVDVRAIDNPSKGKVNALKKYFFWFVKSIGYMMKNKSQISLTHAHYAFPTGYLSLIGKRFFGLPYVVTVHGGDIDKMAAKNERIAKMTRKILQQASAVIVVGERLKRNVIEQFGVAEEHVHTMSMGVDTTIFQPISKEEVRHELHIPQTDKLILFVGNMIEAKGVLDLVDAFKIVKQSYTDASLHLIGSEKDERFMQTFAARVQLDDVHISHHAPMPQKEVAKWIAAADVFVLPSHHEGFGLVALEAMATGTTVVGSNVGGLSFLLNDGAGILVEAKDPESISNGIVQALTDISGDRQGKMVRKVSEHTYDVIADRLLTIYKTVSKGRQTDE from the coding sequence ATGCATAAAATTGCCGTATTCAGTAATATGTATCCTTCAGAAAAACATCCGACGTTCGGGATTTTCGTGAAAAATCAAGTCGAGCTATTACAATCAAGAGGCCTAGACGTCGATGTGAGAGCAATTGATAATCCCTCAAAAGGGAAAGTAAATGCGCTGAAAAAGTATTTTTTCTGGTTCGTAAAATCGATCGGTTATATGATGAAAAACAAGAGCCAGATTTCATTAACGCATGCCCACTATGCTTTTCCGACGGGATATCTTTCGTTAATAGGAAAAAGGTTTTTCGGTTTGCCGTATGTCGTCACGGTTCATGGTGGGGACATTGATAAAATGGCTGCTAAAAATGAGCGGATTGCTAAAATGACTCGGAAGATCTTACAACAGGCTTCGGCAGTCATCGTAGTTGGTGAACGACTGAAGCGTAACGTGATCGAGCAGTTCGGAGTAGCAGAAGAGCATGTCCATACAATGAGCATGGGTGTCGACACGACAATCTTTCAACCAATCTCTAAAGAGGAAGTCCGACATGAATTACACATTCCTCAAACTGATAAGCTAATTTTGTTTGTTGGTAACATGATTGAAGCGAAAGGCGTACTCGATTTGGTGGATGCATTCAAGATTGTAAAGCAGTCGTATACAGATGCTTCTCTTCATCTAATAGGTTCAGAAAAAGATGAACGGTTCATGCAAACATTTGCCGCACGTGTGCAACTTGATGATGTTCATATTTCGCACCATGCGCCTATGCCGCAAAAGGAAGTGGCGAAATGGATAGCGGCAGCGGATGTGTTCGTCCTTCCTTCTCACCATGAAGGATTTGGGCTCGTTGCGCTAGAAGCAATGGCGACAGGCACAACCGTTGTGGGCAGTAATGTTGGTGGATTGTCCTTTTTACTCAATGATGGTGCAGGTATTCTCGTCGAAGCGAAAGACCCGGAATCTATATCTAACGGAATTGTCCAAGCACTCACTGATATTTCGGGGGACCGACAGGGCAAAATGGTACGTAAAGTATCAGAACACACATATGACGTCATTGCAGATCGACTGTTGACGATTTATAAAACTGTTTCGAAAGGGCGACAAACCGATGAATAA
- a CDS encoding TAXI family TRAP transporter solute-binding subunit, giving the protein MTKLHLRSLMVVLLGAILVLSACGGGKKNIAIGPPASETNNVAKIVLDAYGVGDGDYKAFLEGFGAAADGVQDGNIDISIGILGLPAASIESLQASAGDVKMISLSDDAIKKIEEKSGYKHFTIPKDTYDFLTEDVQTITAFAILMGNTNTIDEELGYELAKSMIENASENTHAQAKQMILENALNGAEGLLIHPGAKKYYEEQGLTVTNEVATVSASEGDRKSEFTLGTGSQGGTYYPLGGEMANLWNKYIDGINVTNMETGASVENMSSISKDQMDLGMSVHVPALNALNGKADFEGNPVSNAAFIGHIYPEVVQIVTREKTKIKGFEDLKK; this is encoded by the coding sequence ATGACAAAGTTACATCTACGAAGTCTTATGGTAGTTCTATTGGGAGCCATTCTAGTATTGTCCGCTTGTGGCGGAGGTAAGAAGAATATTGCAATTGGCCCGCCAGCAAGTGAAACAAACAACGTTGCGAAAATCGTATTGGATGCTTACGGAGTCGGCGACGGAGACTATAAGGCATTCCTGGAAGGATTCGGTGCAGCGGCTGACGGCGTGCAAGATGGCAATATCGATATTTCAATCGGGATTCTTGGTCTTCCAGCAGCGAGTATTGAAAGTTTGCAAGCGTCCGCAGGTGATGTGAAAATGATTAGCCTTTCTGATGATGCGATTAAGAAAATCGAAGAAAAATCGGGCTATAAACATTTTACGATTCCAAAGGATACGTATGATTTCTTGACGGAAGATGTACAGACGATTACTGCTTTTGCTATTTTAATGGGAAATACAAATACGATTGATGAAGAACTAGGATATGAATTGGCGAAGAGCATGATTGAAAATGCGTCTGAAAATACCCATGCTCAAGCGAAACAGATGATTTTAGAAAATGCTTTGAACGGAGCTGAAGGGTTGTTAATTCACCCTGGTGCAAAGAAATATTATGAAGAACAAGGTTTGACAGTCACTAACGAAGTGGCGACAGTGTCTGCGTCAGAAGGGGACCGGAAATCTGAGTTTACGCTTGGAACAGGCAGTCAAGGCGGGACATACTATCCACTTGGCGGAGAGATGGCGAACCTTTGGAATAAATACATTGATGGTATTAATGTGACGAATATGGAAACAGGTGCATCCGTTGAAAATATGTCATCGATTAGCAAAGATCAGATGGACCTTGGCATGTCTGTTCACGTACCGGCTTTGAATGCGCTAAACGGAAAAGCTGATTTCGAAGGAAATCCTGTATCGAATGCTGCGTTCATTGGACATATTTATCCGGAAGTTGTGCAGATTGTAACGAGAGAAAAGACGAAGATTAAGGGCTTTGAAGACTTGAAAAAATAA
- a CDS encoding amidohydrolase, with amino-acid sequence MAVDKQIGEWFTHFHRYPEVSWKEVETTKKLAEILTSMEVEHHTFDDVTGVVAEIGEGERIIAVRADIDALWQEVDGEFRANHSCGHDANMAMVLGALAYLKEQELGCRVRFIFQPAEEKGNGANSMIDRGAVDGVSYLFGVHLRPIEEIPFGKVSPAIHHGAAIFLEGNVKGIDAHGARPQQGKNALDPIFALAAFLKTIHFSPYEPYSAKLTKIQAGGDSLNIIPGSATFGIDMRAQSNTILKELKIQVDKGIRSISELFDVEIEVNWSDYTPAAEVSEEAATLAEEAIREAIGEESFAPAIITSGSDDFHFYTIQRPELKAAMIGIGADLGPGLHHPNMTFNHDALDIGAKVLANTLHKASFTN; translated from the coding sequence ATGGCGGTGGATAAACAGATTGGTGAATGGTTCACGCATTTTCATCGGTATCCTGAAGTTAGTTGGAAAGAAGTCGAAACAACAAAGAAACTTGCTGAAATACTCACTTCAATGGAAGTTGAGCATCATACATTCGATGATGTGACTGGCGTTGTAGCTGAAATTGGGGAAGGGGAGCGGATCATCGCTGTCCGAGCAGATATCGATGCGCTCTGGCAAGAGGTTGATGGAGAATTCCGTGCCAACCATTCATGTGGCCACGATGCAAACATGGCAATGGTATTAGGCGCGCTTGCCTATTTAAAAGAACAGGAACTCGGCTGCCGCGTTCGTTTCATCTTCCAGCCAGCGGAGGAAAAAGGAAACGGTGCAAATTCGATGATTGATCGCGGAGCGGTTGACGGCGTATCTTATCTGTTCGGCGTTCATCTGCGTCCGATAGAGGAAATTCCGTTTGGCAAAGTATCACCTGCCATCCATCATGGTGCTGCGATTTTCCTAGAAGGAAACGTGAAGGGGATAGATGCGCATGGCGCGCGTCCGCAACAAGGAAAAAATGCATTGGATCCTATTTTTGCGCTTGCTGCATTCTTGAAGACGATTCATTTTTCACCTTACGAACCGTATTCCGCCAAGTTGACAAAAATCCAAGCAGGCGGGGATAGTTTAAATATTATTCCGGGCAGCGCTACGTTTGGCATCGATATGCGCGCACAGTCAAATACGATTTTAAAGGAATTGAAAATACAGGTTGATAAAGGTATTCGTTCGATTAGTGAGCTTTTTGATGTTGAAATTGAAGTGAATTGGTCGGATTATACACCTGCAGCGGAAGTATCTGAAGAAGCGGCAACGCTTGCGGAAGAAGCAATTAGAGAAGCAATCGGAGAGGAATCGTTCGCGCCAGCAATTATTACATCAGGTAGTGATGATTTCCACTTCTATACAATTCAACGTCCTGAATTGAAAGCGGCAATGATTGGAATCGGCGCAGACTTAGGGCCGGGTCTTCATCATCCCAACATGACATTTAATCATGACGCGCTCGACATCGGTGCGAAAGTCCTGGCAAATACATTGCACAAAGCATCGTTTACCAATTAA